A window of Terriglobales bacterium genomic DNA:
CCATGGTGTAGGCGGTGCTGGCTGGCAGATGGGCAGAGAAGGCCGCCACCGGTTTGACGCCCATCACGATCAGGTCGGCGGCGCAGTCCGTGGCCACGCGCAGGATCCAATGCCGCACCTCGCCCATGCGCACCAGAAACTCCGGCTCGCACCACAGTTCGGCCTCGGGTGGAACCAGCTTGTGCAGGCGCCGCACCGCGTCGGTGCGGATGTCCAGTTTCTGCTCCAGCTTGGCGCCGGGGTGCTCTTCCGCCACGTGCAGCAGCGTGATGCCTGCCTGGTTCTCCTGTGCCAGGGAGACAGCGTACGGCGCCGCCGCTCGCGAGGGCTCGCCGAAATCCGTGGGAAACAGGATGTGATGGAAGCCGATTTCCTCGGGCGGGCGGCGTGCGGCGTGCGGTCCCACGGTCAGCACCGGGCAAGGCGCCATGCGGAAGATTTCTTCCGAGGCCGAGCCCAGTACCATCTTGCCCAGGCCCTTCTTGCCGCGCGTGCCGGTGACCACCAGGTCGATCTCCTGGCGGCGGATCATGTCGCCCAGCGCGTCCCAGATCTCTCCCCGCCCGAACAGGCCCTGGTGGGCGATGTTTTCAAGCGCAGGTGATGCCAGCAGCTCTTCCATGGCCTTTTCTGCAAACTGATCCTGGGTTTGCCCGGCGGCCGCTCGTGCCGGCGGCGGCGGATAGATTTCCGGCAGCAACACGTGCGCCACGTAGAGCGTGGACTGGTAACGGCGCGCGATGGCCGCGGCGTACACCAGCGCCGTCTGGGCCGGAGCGGAGAAGTCGGTTGCCACCAGGATGTTTGCCAGCGAGATGCGCGTCTTTGCATCGAGCACTTTCATTTCACACCTTCCCCGGCCCGAAGTCAGGGAACCGGGACCTCGGGCATCAGCACTTCTTCCACCGGGCGGCGAGGCTCGGGCCGCACGTCCCGCCCGTAGCCCAGGCGCATGAGCATCTGCGGATAACCGTATCCGTCGCACAGGTCGCACAACTTGCTTCGCAGGTCCGGCAACTCGACGGGCTGGTTGAGGAACGACGCCCAAATCTCATGGGCGCGCGCCATCAGCAGCACACGGGCCAGAGCCTGTCCGGCTGCCAGCCAGTCGTAAGGCCAGTCGCCGTCGGTCCCCAGCACCGCCAGGGCCGGCGATCCCGCCGCGATCCTGCGGTCGGAGGCGGCGGTCTGCCCACCCAGGTCGAACGTGCGGATGAAGAACGGACCGCCCCGCGACATCAAGTCGCCGTGCCCGAACCCATAGCCGCGCATGCCGTCACAACTGGAGCTGGCGTTGGGATGCATCCATGACGCCAACTCGCGCCGGAAGCGCCGGTCGGCCCACTCGACACGGTCGCCTTCCGCCACCAGGTCCGCCACCCGGTTGCGCTCGTCCTCGCTCTGCAGGATGTGCAGCCAGGCGCCTTCGGCGCGCGCTTCCACTCGCAACTGGAAGAGCACGCCTTGGTCCACAGGCCGCGGCTCGAAGGCCAGTCGGTTGGTCCTCCGCCGCGGGATGGCGTGGAATATTTCTTCTTCCTCTATGGTTGGCGGATGCATGCGGCCCAGCCGGACGCGGGCCAGCAGGTCGGGATCGGATGTGTCCGGAAAGAGCGCGACCTCTCCGGCATGGCCGAAGTGGCGGATGGCGATACGCAGGTGGAGCAGCGCCGCGCCACAGCTCATGATGAGCTGGCGATCATCCGGGTCCACCACCGGCAGGCCGCGGCTGCGGTCGGCATAGAGTTCCACGGCGTCGTCGCGGATGCGGAACAGCCAGGGCTGGGTGTTATGGCTGGAGGGGGCCAGCACGGCATAGCGCAGCAGGAAGCGCAGCTTGTCGGCGGCGCGCCCTTCCACCGGATAGTCACCCTCGGAAATCTGCCAGGCCTCCAGGGGTGCGGGCGGCAGGATGGTCTGGACGGCGGCGGACATAAGGCACCTCCTCGCACACGACGTCCTGATTTGAGCCTAGAACCGTGCCGCGCCAGCGGCAGTGACTGCCATCACAAGCGCGCGTGAGACAGGACACCGTTCGCCAGTCGGTCCGGCGGCGACGATATCCGCGCCAGCCGTTACCATGGAGCGGCCATTCCTGTTTCGGAGGCGCGCGTGAGCATCAAGGACGATCCACCAACCTCGCTTGGTTTCTGGCCCTCGTGGGCGCATCACATCGGCGATCTGGTTTTCGGCGCCAACGACGGCATTGTGACCACCTTCGCCGTGGTCAGCGGCGTCACCGGGGCGGCGCTGAACCCTGCCATCGCCGTGGTGCTCGGCTTCGCCAACCTGCTCGCCGACGGCTTCTCCATGGCCGCCGGCGCCTACCTGGGACAGCGTTCCGAGCAGGACTACCGCGTGAGCGTGGACGGCCACATCCACGAAGGCCGCATCCACGCGGTGGGGCACGGCGCCGCCATCTTTGTAGCTTTTCTGGGCGCCGGCTGCGTGCCCCTTCTGCCTTTGCTGATCACTCGCGAGCACGCCTTCGCCATCTCCTGTGCGGCCACGGCGGTAACGCTGTTCATCGTCGGCAGCCTGCGCACCGTGATCACCCGCGGACGCTGGCTGGCCAACGGCCTGGAGATGTTGCTGGTGGGATCGGCCGCCGCCGCCGTTTCCTACGCCGTTGGACATCTGCTGGGAAGTATGGCAAGAGGATGAAGAGCCGCCTCCATCGCCGGCGCTATACTCGCTGCGCATCCTCCCGCCGGGAGCCAGCCCGATGAAGCCTGCGCCCGCACCGCTTTCCGATCCCGCGTATGACGTGCTGCGTGCCGAGCACCAGCCGCTGGACGCCTTCTTCGCGCCCCGCTCGGTAGCGGTGATTGGCGCGACCGAGCGCCCCGGCAGCGTGGGCCGCAGCATCCTCTGGAACCTGCTCAGCAGCCCCTTCGGCGGCACGGTATTTCCCGTGAATCCGGCGCGCCCAAGTGTGCTCGGCATCAAGGCCTATCCCGCCGTCGGGGCGGTGCCGGAGAAAGTGGACCTGGCCGTGGTGGTGACGCCCGCCGCGACCGTACCCGCTGTCATCGGCGATTGCGTAGACGCAGGCGTGCGCGCCGCCATCATCATCTCCGCCGGCTTCAAGGAAGTGGGTGAGCAGGGCGCGGAACTGGAACGCCGCGTACTGGACCAAGCCCGGCGTGGGCGCTTGCGCATCATCGGTCCCAACTGCCTCGGCCTGATGAGCCCCTTCACCGGACTGAACGCCACCTTCGCGCACGACATGGCGCGCCCCGGCAAAGTGGCCTTCGTCAGCCAGAGCGGTGCGCTATGCACCGCCATCCTCGACTGGAGCCTGAAAGAGATGGTGGGCTTCAGCGCTTTCGTCTCCGTGGGCTCGATGCTGGATGTGGGCTGGGGCGACCTCATTTACTACCTCGGCGACGATACCCGCACCGAGAGCATCGTGCTCTACATGGAATCCATCGGGGATGCGGGCGCCTTCCTCTCCGCTGCGCGCGAAGTCGCGCTCTCCAAGCCCATCATCGTCATCAAGGCGGGACGCACGGAACAGGCGGCGCGTGCCGCCGCTTCCCACACCGGCGCGCTCACCGGCAGCGACGAAGTTCTGGACGCTGCCTTCCGCCGCTCTGGCGTGTTGCGCGTGCGCAATATTGCCGACCTTTTCTACATGGCGGAAGTGCTCTCCAAGCAGCCGCGTCCTCGCGGGCCGCGCCTGGCCATCGTGTCGAACGCCGGCGGTCCGGCGGTGCTGGCCACCGACGCCCTCATTGCCGGTGGCGGAGAGCTGGCGCCTCTCGCGCCCGAAACCCTCAAGGCGATGGACGAATTCCTGCCGCCGCACTGGAGCCACAACAATCCCATCGACATCCTGGGCGATGCCGACGCGCAGCGCTACGCGCGTGCGCTCGAGGTCGCTTCCCGTGATCCCAACACCGACGGCATGCTGGTAGTGATGGCTCCGCAGGCCATGACCGATCCCACCGGCGTGGCCGAACTCCTGAAGCCGTTGGCCTCTTCCACCGGCAAGCCCGTCCTGGCCAGTTGGATGGGCGGCGCTGAGGTTTCGGGCGGTGAAGCCATCCTCAACCGTTCCGGCATCCCCACCTTTCCGTATCCGGACACAGCGGCGCGCGCCTTCAATTACATGTGGCGCTACAGCTATAACCTGCGCGGGCTGTACGAAACGCCGGTGCTGCGCGCCGAGTCGGGCTCGGAACCCGACCGCGCTCGTGCCGCGGAGATGGTTGCGGCCGCGCGCCGCGCCGGGCGCACGCTGCTGACCGAGTTCGAGTCCAAGCAGGTCCTGGCCGCCTACGGTATTCCTACGGTCGAAACGCGCGTGGCACGTTCGCCGCAAGAAGCGCGGGAGCTGGCCGAATCACTGGGATATCCCGTCGTGGTCAAGCTGCACTCAGAGACCGTTACGCACAAGACGGACGTGGACGGAGTCAAGCTCAACCTGGGCGACGGCGACGCCGTCGAGCGCGCCTGGCGCGAGATCGAGTCTGCGGTACGCAAGAAGGCGGGCGAAGGACATTTCCTGGGCGTTACCGTGCAGCCCATGGTACGCACCGACGGCTACGAGCTGATCCTGGGCTCCAGCCTGGATCCGCAGTTCGGTCCGGTCCTGCTGTTCGGCGCCGGAGGTCAACTGGTGGAAGTGTTCCGCGACCGCGCTCTCGCTCTTCCGCCCCTCAACACCACGCTCGCGCTGCGCATGATGGAGCAAACCAAGATCTTCGCCGCGCTCAAGGGAGTCCGCGGGCGTGCCGCGGTGGACCTCGATGCCCTCGAGCAGTTGCTGGTGCGCTTCGGGCAGTTGGTCGTCGAGCAGGCGGCCATCTGCGAGATTGACATCAACCCGCTGCTGGCCTCGCCCGAGCGCCTGCTGGCTCTGGACGCGCGCGTCGTGGTGCATCCCCGCGAAGTAAGCGATGAGCGCCTGCCGCGGCCTGCCATCCGTCCCTACCCGTCGCAGTATGTGGCACCGTGGCGGATGGGCGACGGCACGGAAATCGTCATTCGCCCCATCCGCCCGGAGGATGAGCCCTTGATGGTCTGGTTCCACCAGACGCTCTCCGAACGCAGCGTCTACCTGCGCTACTTCCAGCAATTGCAACTGGCGCAGAGGGTCTCGCACGAACGCCTGACCCGCATCTGCTTCGTGGATTACGACCGCGAGATGGCGCTGGTAGCGGAAAAACAGGACGGTCACAACGGCCAGCCGGAAATCATCGCCGTGGGCCGCCTCAGCAAACTTCATCTCGCCGAGGAAGGCGAGGTTGCGTTCCTGGTCAGCGACCAGTACCAGCACCACGGTGTGGGCACCGAACTGCTGCAGCGCCTCATCCAGGTGGGCCGGGACGAAAAGTTGCGCCGCATCCTGGCCTACATGCTGCCCGAGAACCGCGCCATGCAGCGCGTCTGCGAGAAGCTCGGCTTCCGCTTGCGGCCTGTGCCCGACGAACCCCTCATCGTGGGCGAACTCGACCTCTGACCGCGACTTGCGTGCGGTTTATCACCTCTTCCGGTGACGCTTATCACAGCCTTGCCATACACCCCGCAGTAGTCTCGTTTCAGGGGCGGGAGGCTCGCCTGTGATTTCGCAGTGTGCCAATCCGGGTTGTTCCGCTCCCTTCCGCTATCTGCGCGAAGGGAAGCTGTTTCAGCTCTACACCGATCCCGAGCCTGGAACCGGAGAACGCACCGAGACCTCCCGCCGCATTGAGTACTACTGGTTGTGCGGCCGCTGTGCCGCCACCATCACTCTGTTGTTCGAACACAAGGATGGCGCCGTCAGGGTGCACTTGAAGCACCACGGTGAGAGTGGAGGATTTATGCCGACGAACGAAGTCCAGACCATCAGGGCCAGGGAGATTCCGCTGAACAAGGACGACCGCGACCTGCTCGAACTGCTCAAGTTCGAGCTGGACTTCCTGGAAGCGGGCGGCTACGGCCGCTCCGTGCACACGCCGCAAGTGCCCACCCGTCCCTTCCAGGACTCCATCACCTGCATCAACTACGGCGACCCGCAGCGCTCGCGTCCCTGCGAAGAGTGCCTGCTCATGCAGTTCGTGCCGGAGTCGCGCCAGCACGAGAATGTCCCCTGCCATCACATCCCCCTGACCGAAAAAGGGGAGACCGTGGAAACGCTGGAGGCGTGCGGTAACCAGGCCGTGTTGGAAGAGGCCATGATCCACTGGCTGCGCGCCGCCATTCGCCGCCTGGAGCAGGATCGCGCCCTGGCCCAGGCCGCCAAGGGTGTGTGAGGAGGAGATGGGCAAACGCATCTTGATCGTCGATAACGACGAGACCGTGCTTTGTGCGCTCGAGTGCCTGCTGGGCACCATGGGCTACGAGACCGAAACCGCCTGGAGCGGAGCACAGGCTCTGGAACTGCGGCGCGCGCAGCCCTTCGACCTGGTCTTGCTCGACGACCAGCTCTCGGATGCGGACGCGGTCGAGATGCTGCAGCAACTCGCCGCTTTCCGTCCTCTCCCTCCTGTAGTCGTAACCCAGAACATTCCGTACTCGCAGCGGAAGGCGCAGCGTTTCCTGGGCCTGGGCGCCTCGGCGGTGGTGGCTAAGTGTGATCTGGAGGAGA
This region includes:
- a CDS encoding bifunctional acetate--CoA ligase family protein/GNAT family N-acetyltransferase; protein product: MKPAPAPLSDPAYDVLRAEHQPLDAFFAPRSVAVIGATERPGSVGRSILWNLLSSPFGGTVFPVNPARPSVLGIKAYPAVGAVPEKVDLAVVVTPAATVPAVIGDCVDAGVRAAIIISAGFKEVGEQGAELERRVLDQARRGRLRIIGPNCLGLMSPFTGLNATFAHDMARPGKVAFVSQSGALCTAILDWSLKEMVGFSAFVSVGSMLDVGWGDLIYYLGDDTRTESIVLYMESIGDAGAFLSAAREVALSKPIIVIKAGRTEQAARAAASHTGALTGSDEVLDAAFRRSGVLRVRNIADLFYMAEVLSKQPRPRGPRLAIVSNAGGPAVLATDALIAGGGELAPLAPETLKAMDEFLPPHWSHNNPIDILGDADAQRYARALEVASRDPNTDGMLVVMAPQAMTDPTGVAELLKPLASSTGKPVLASWMGGAEVSGGEAILNRSGIPTFPYPDTAARAFNYMWRYSYNLRGLYETPVLRAESGSEPDRARAAEMVAAARRAGRTLLTEFESKQVLAAYGIPTVETRVARSPQEARELAESLGYPVVVKLHSETVTHKTDVDGVKLNLGDGDAVERAWREIESAVRKKAGEGHFLGVTVQPMVRTDGYELILGSSLDPQFGPVLLFGAGGQLVEVFRDRALALPPLNTTLALRMMEQTKIFAALKGVRGRAAVDLDALEQLLVRFGQLVVEQAAICEIDINPLLASPERLLALDARVVVHPREVSDERLPRPAIRPYPSQYVAPWRMGDGTEIVIRPIRPEDEPLMVWFHQTLSERSVYLRYFQQLQLAQRVSHERLTRICFVDYDREMALVAEKQDGHNGQPEIIAVGRLSKLHLAEEGEVAFLVSDQYQHHGVGTELLQRLIQVGRDEKLRRILAYMLPENRAMQRVCEKLGFRLRPVPDEPLIVGELDL
- a CDS encoding VIT1/CCC1 transporter family protein yields the protein MSIKDDPPTSLGFWPSWAHHIGDLVFGANDGIVTTFAVVSGVTGAALNPAIAVVLGFANLLADGFSMAAGAYLGQRSEQDYRVSVDGHIHEGRIHAVGHGAAIFVAFLGAGCVPLLPLLITREHAFAISCAATAVTLFIVGSLRTVITRGRWLANGLEMLLVGSAAAAVSYAVGHLLGSMARG
- a CDS encoding response regulator, producing MGKRILIVDNDETVLCALECLLGTMGYETETAWSGAQALELRRAQPFDLVLLDDQLSDADAVEMLQQLAAFRPLPPVVVTQNIPYSQRKAQRFLGLGASAVVAKCDLEEIAEVVATFAPRPLPEIPATERDDPLAVSGPRIVSRRSS
- a CDS encoding universal stress protein; translation: MKVLDAKTRISLANILVATDFSAPAQTALVYAAAIARRYQSTLYVAHVLLPEIYPPPPARAAAGQTQDQFAEKAMEELLASPALENIAHQGLFGRGEIWDALGDMIRRQEIDLVVTGTRGKKGLGKMVLGSASEEIFRMAPCPVLTVGPHAARRPPEEIGFHHILFPTDFGEPSRAAAPYAVSLAQENQAGITLLHVAEEHPGAKLEQKLDIRTDAVRRLHKLVPPEAELWCEPEFLVRMGEVRHWILRVATDCAADLIVMGVKPVAAFSAHLPASTAYTMACEAHCPVLTVRGET